Proteins encoded together in one uncultured Fibrobacter sp. window:
- a CDS encoding TIGR03905 family TSCPD domain-containing protein — protein sequence MEETFKTKGVCATTIQFTRDGDKIKNIRFTGGCNGNLKAIAKLCEGMTAEDIAAKLLGNTCGGKPTSCADQLARAVLGREP from the coding sequence ATGGAAGAAACGTTCAAAACCAAAGGCGTTTGCGCAACCACAATCCAGTTCACGCGTGACGGAGACAAAATCAAAAACATCCGCTTTACGGGCGGATGCAACGGAAACCTGAAGGCTATCGCAAAGCTTTGTGAAGGCATGACCGCCGAAGATATTGCAGCAAAGCTCCTAGGCAACACCTGCGGCGGAAAGCCAACTTCTTGCGCCGACCAGCTAGCCCGCGCCGTACTCGGTCGCGAGCCCTAG
- a CDS encoding MATE family efflux transporter → MSKTNIDMLNGPLGRKILRFAIPIALSSIFQQMFNLADVAVVGQFAGDKALAAVGANTFVINMLINLFVGISVGANVVVANSIGARSYRSVTRSVHTSVIMAFFSGIFLSFVGIFFARPILELISTPSDVLDMAVLYLQIYFAGMPFVMIYNFVSAILRSKGDTKRPLYVLMVAGAVNVALNLVLVAGFDMGVAGVAIATVIANTISGITLFYMLLHEVGPFKLEFWKLRVTPFFLSRILHVGLPTGLRGVVFSFSNVCLQSAINSLGSATVAASSIALNYEFIVYYWLSSFSQACVTFVGQNFGAKNMERCRRTVRWTLLLGSSSTIVLSALCCIFARPMLSVFTSNTEIIEIASIRMYVVVGLLAINVFLDVFSGALSGMGKSLPPALTCMAGVCGIRILWVIFVFPRYKSFASLMVVYPISWIITIAVIMGIYFYNIKRQKF, encoded by the coding sequence GTGTCAAAGACGAACATCGATATGCTGAACGGGCCCCTCGGGAGAAAGATCCTGAGGTTTGCCATTCCTATTGCCTTGAGCAGCATTTTCCAGCAGATGTTCAACTTGGCGGATGTCGCTGTGGTGGGGCAGTTCGCAGGCGACAAGGCTCTGGCAGCCGTGGGTGCGAACACGTTCGTCATCAACATGCTCATCAACCTGTTCGTCGGGATTTCCGTGGGCGCGAACGTGGTGGTGGCAAACTCCATCGGCGCGCGCAGCTACCGCTCCGTGACCCGCAGCGTCCACACGTCGGTGATAATGGCTTTCTTTAGCGGAATTTTCCTCTCGTTCGTGGGAATTTTTTTTGCAAGGCCGATTCTCGAACTGATTTCAACGCCTTCGGACGTATTGGACATGGCGGTACTTTACCTGCAAATCTACTTTGCGGGGATGCCCTTTGTAATGATTTACAACTTTGTCTCCGCCATCCTGCGCAGCAAAGGCGATACAAAGCGGCCGCTTTACGTGCTCATGGTAGCGGGTGCCGTCAATGTGGCGCTGAACCTGGTTCTGGTGGCGGGCTTTGACATGGGTGTTGCTGGCGTGGCGATTGCAACGGTCATAGCCAATACCATCAGCGGGATTACCTTGTTCTACATGCTATTGCACGAGGTGGGTCCCTTCAAGCTGGAATTCTGGAAGTTACGCGTGACACCCTTCTTCTTGAGCCGAATACTGCACGTTGGGCTCCCGACGGGGCTCCGCGGCGTCGTATTCTCGTTCAGCAATGTGTGTTTACAGTCGGCCATCAACAGCCTCGGTTCCGCGACGGTGGCGGCCTCGTCCATCGCCTTGAATTACGAATTCATTGTGTATTACTGGCTGAGTTCTTTTTCGCAGGCTTGCGTGACCTTCGTGGGGCAAAACTTCGGAGCAAAGAACATGGAACGTTGTCGCCGCACGGTCCGCTGGACGCTCCTGCTCGGCAGCTCCTCCACCATCGTATTGAGCGCGCTCTGCTGCATTTTTGCAAGGCCCATGTTGAGTGTATTCACGTCCAATACCGAAATCATCGAAATCGCATCTATCCGCATGTACGTGGTAGTAGGGCTCCTCGCAATCAACGTCTTCTTGGACGTGTTTTCGGGAGCGCTTTCCGGAATGGGCAAATCCCTGCCTCCGGCGCTCACCTGCATGGCGGGCGTCTGCGGCATCCGCATTCTATGGGTGATTTTCGTGTTCCCCAGGTACAAATCGTTCGCCTCGCTGATGGTCGTCTACCCCATCAGTTGGATCATCACGATTGCGGTCATCATGGGAATCTATTTCTACAACATCAAGCGGCAGAAATTTTAG
- a CDS encoding InlB B-repeat-containing protein produces the protein MRLGCIHAFFLAASVYAATSITPVAPKLSNGCYQIGTAAELYGFASIVNGSNGMAQNMAACGKLTANIVVNKNVIANDTLNGDGSAFITWTPMKKFSGTLDGQYHTISGLYMNGDEDAALILSVKPPKDEDTVTVKNLGIEDSYFFSRRSASGVIGNIDTGTVVISNVYSVAFVRGYYGSTGLVGNANKGPLYVRNSYTHPPKSIIKEVGLIGGAYAGTINKVVNSYEPYEHNVYSSTNTTMVYSSKFADGSIAQRLHNSLGGSAWGQNVGTDPHPIFSGTVTGYTGTDSVYSLSWHNVTMDNEIYAVGYIKGSRITFPIPVRDGYAFLGWFNNANLTGNPIEGIEYKTTGNLDLYAMWTPLPKKKGDCYEIRTEDDLYGFAAIVNGAPGAIQESCACGKLTADIALNEDPEKGYKPWFPISDFCGTFDGNGKSISGLYRYDTLSNMGFFGSVKEKYITYKERYRATIKNLEIKNVYFEGGGCIGALVGNGSGVDIDNCHTSGSVVWGSSAGGFAGCLRDASISHSYNEAHGSARVSVGGFVGNVSGDLLVTNSYNLGRFENYMNCCQDYNFALFGRANGTITIENSYNMPIIDYWYNREPPSATLTDEGDVDSAFNVFYYGAKKGPDGTWVSEQEFRDGTVAKLLHDYKSERTDGSIWGQNVWVDKYPTFKDSIIVASSFTPKTPKMVDGCYQIGSTEELYGFASIVNTSLYNIVPFCAKLTNDITMNKNVMASAEHLRDGENDFIQWTPIKEFDGEFDGQGHTISGLYFNDSAVANAGLFGSVFSRDSLFPTKIINVGITDSYIRSNENAGGLIGKVDTLSKRVIVKNCHSDAVADGYYHFSGLIGAHLDGVLDVSESYATRTTDMGVGSLVAYTTGRLNILNSYSIDVGGRGLVGSTPSLHFIGSDSIVAHISIENSYALSKNKSTGEWDWVGVVNAPYNVPVVYRNAYRYENTQGFIDPDSNKALYFEVTADQIKDGSLASALHMYKNENIDGAVWGQEVGVDEYPKLTGIISGAATVKTSPLVLYTFDGDTVDYPDSYVNGIALSLPVPVRADYSFKGWYDNAEYSGQRYEAIPDTASGEKVFYAKWWHIPQVSGGCYAIGAADELHQFAEDYNRTAPGAVCVKLIADIVENKNVTIDDQLNVADTAFFQEWTPIKSFRGTFDGQGHTISGLYYDDKYEISAGLFASIGDNYEFSTVSIKNLNIKDSYFKAASWVGSLVGISKWKTDLFVENVTSESIVEATIYQANKSDGTKVGGLVGYFFGESDEWRTLELVNVIHKGRLSSTSESAGGLVGSLFSARIIIVHASHEGAIYAREHAGGLIGEANNDCQIDLAYVYNEGSVEGLYIGGLVGTNRSPLNIYNAYNVGELKTSRKPGGIIGDVYGEVNLVNSFNMGKGTASTSPFYSYKREGVVIQVDNAFHLDSINALDGSTPVSEKEFTDFTLAKKLHDYSKGWVTGDGWTQKAGDFHPVFDTAYLNKHAAEIAKNIPAPSSSSMASSSSEVESSSSEIASSSGEVESSSSEVASSSGKVESSSSEVASSSGEVEASSSKAASSSSKKVSSSSKGSSSSSVKKSSSSGAKSSSSKTSTTIAMTAAPRFVIQTVGRTVQVEGSKAGKKYIVMDLQGRVITLGYTLENFSIVIPAPGTYLLRIDGEIAKVNVE, from the coding sequence ATGAGATTAGGTTGTATACACGCTTTTTTTCTTGCTGCATCTGTTTATGCCGCAACATCCATTACCCCTGTAGCACCCAAACTTTCGAACGGATGTTACCAAATTGGAACAGCCGCAGAACTTTACGGTTTTGCCTCCATCGTGAATGGAAGCAACGGAATGGCGCAGAATATGGCGGCGTGTGGCAAACTCACTGCAAATATCGTGGTCAACAAAAACGTGATTGCGAACGATACGCTCAACGGCGACGGTTCGGCTTTTATAACCTGGACTCCGATGAAAAAATTCAGCGGTACCTTGGACGGCCAGTACCACACCATTTCTGGCCTTTACATGAACGGCGACGAAGATGCTGCCCTGATTCTGTCCGTCAAGCCGCCCAAGGACGAAGATACAGTGACTGTCAAAAATCTAGGCATCGAGGATTCATACTTTTTCAGCCGCAGAAGCGCTTCGGGAGTCATCGGTAACATCGATACAGGAACGGTCGTGATATCCAATGTCTATAGTGTCGCATTTGTACGCGGTTACTATGGGTCGACAGGCCTGGTCGGCAATGCGAATAAAGGTCCACTCTATGTCCGGAATTCATATACGCACCCTCCGAAATCCATCATCAAGGAGGTAGGGCTTATTGGCGGAGCTTATGCGGGAACAATCAATAAGGTAGTCAACAGCTACGAGCCTTATGAGCATAACGTCTATTCCAGTACCAACACCACAATGGTCTATTCTTCTAAATTCGCCGACGGTTCAATCGCACAACGCCTTCACAATTCCCTTGGCGGTAGCGCCTGGGGACAAAACGTAGGGACCGATCCGCATCCCATATTCAGCGGAACGGTAACTGGGTATACAGGTACAGACTCGGTCTACAGTCTTTCTTGGCATAACGTGACCATGGATAATGAAATTTATGCCGTCGGCTATATAAAGGGGTCCAGGATTACTTTTCCGATTCCCGTCCGTGATGGTTACGCTTTCCTAGGCTGGTTCAACAATGCTAATCTTACCGGGAATCCGATTGAAGGCATTGAGTACAAGACGACGGGTAACCTAGATTTGTATGCCATGTGGACTCCGCTCCCCAAAAAGAAAGGGGACTGTTATGAAATACGTACAGAAGATGATCTTTATGGTTTTGCCGCCATAGTGAATGGAGCCCCTGGAGCTATTCAAGAATCTTGCGCCTGTGGTAAGCTTACGGCAGACATCGCCTTGAATGAAGACCCCGAAAAGGGGTATAAGCCCTGGTTTCCTATCTCGGATTTTTGCGGGACATTCGATGGCAACGGCAAGAGCATTTCGGGATTGTATCGTTACGATACATTGAGTAATATGGGATTTTTCGGATCCGTAAAAGAAAAGTACATCACCTATAAAGAACGCTACAGGGCAACCATCAAGAACTTGGAAATCAAGAACGTATATTTCGAAGGCGGTGGCTGTATAGGAGCCCTTGTGGGTAATGGATCGGGGGTGGATATCGATAATTGCCATACCAGCGGCAGTGTCGTGTGGGGATCTAGTGCGGGAGGATTTGCGGGGTGCCTGCGTGATGCGTCCATATCGCATTCGTACAACGAAGCCCATGGCTCTGCTAGGGTTTCTGTAGGCGGTTTTGTCGGTAACGTATCCGGCGATTTACTCGTTACGAATTCCTATAACTTGGGACGTTTCGAGAATTATATGAATTGTTGCCAAGATTACAACTTTGCTTTATTCGGTCGAGCCAATGGAACGATTACTATTGAAAACTCATACAACATGCCTATTATCGATTACTGGTATAATAGGGAGCCCCCGTCTGCAACTTTGACTGATGAAGGCGACGTGGATTCCGCTTTTAACGTTTTTTACTACGGAGCGAAAAAAGGTCCTGACGGAACTTGGGTGAGTGAACAGGAATTCCGCGATGGAACTGTTGCCAAGTTGCTGCACGACTACAAGAGCGAGCGTACCGACGGCTCCATTTGGGGGCAGAACGTATGGGTCGACAAATATCCGACTTTCAAGGACAGTATCATAGTGGCATCGTCCTTTACACCCAAGACGCCTAAAATGGTCGACGGTTGTTACCAGATCGGTTCCACAGAGGAACTCTACGGCTTTGCGAGCATCGTAAATACATCCCTTTATAACATCGTTCCCTTCTGTGCAAAACTTACCAACGACATTACCATGAACAAGAATGTCATGGCCTCTGCAGAACATCTCAGGGATGGTGAAAACGATTTTATCCAGTGGACTCCCATAAAAGAATTCGATGGCGAATTCGATGGGCAGGGCCACACGATTTCGGGACTTTATTTCAACGACTCGGCAGTTGCAAACGCGGGCCTTTTTGGCTCGGTGTTTAGCAGGGATTCGCTTTTCCCCACAAAGATCATAAACGTCGGTATTACTGATTCTTATATACGCAGTAATGAAAATGCAGGTGGCCTGATTGGAAAAGTTGATACGCTCAGCAAGAGGGTGATTGTAAAGAATTGCCACAGCGATGCCGTTGCCGATGGCTACTATCATTTTTCCGGGTTGATTGGAGCGCACCTTGACGGTGTTCTTGATGTAAGCGAGTCTTATGCCACGCGTACGACAGACATGGGGGTGGGTAGCCTTGTCGCCTATACAACGGGAAGGTTGAACATTCTCAATTCGTACAGCATCGATGTGGGCGGTAGAGGCCTGGTCGGGTCTACCCCCTCACTTCATTTCATAGGGTCTGATTCCATCGTTGCACACATCAGCATCGAAAATTCCTATGCGCTTTCCAAGAATAAATCTACGGGAGAATGGGACTGGGTTGGCGTAGTCAATGCCCCCTATAATGTTCCGGTTGTTTATAGAAACGCCTACCGCTACGAAAATACTCAAGGGTTTATAGATCCGGATTCAAACAAGGCCCTTTATTTTGAGGTAACGGCAGATCAAATCAAGGACGGCTCTCTCGCAAGCGCCTTGCACATGTACAAGAATGAAAATATAGATGGAGCCGTATGGGGCCAAGAAGTCGGTGTGGACGAATATCCTAAGCTTACGGGGATCATCAGTGGTGCTGCCACTGTGAAAACGTCTCCGCTGGTCCTATACACCTTTGACGGCGATACTGTCGACTATCCAGATTCCTATGTCAATGGGATAGCGTTGTCCCTTCCGGTTCCTGTTCGCGCGGATTATTCGTTTAAGGGTTGGTACGACAACGCCGAATATTCCGGCCAGCGGTATGAAGCTATTCCCGACACAGCCTCCGGGGAAAAAGTCTTTTATGCAAAATGGTGGCATATTCCGCAGGTCTCTGGCGGCTGCTACGCAATCGGTGCTGCCGATGAACTTCACCAGTTCGCAGAAGACTACAACAGGACTGCCCCCGGCGCTGTTTGCGTAAAGTTGATTGCCGACATCGTAGAGAACAAAAACGTGACGATTGATGACCAACTGAATGTGGCTGATACCGCATTCTTCCAAGAATGGACTCCAATCAAGAGTTTCCGCGGGACTTTTGATGGTCAGGGGCATACCATATCGGGACTTTACTATGACGACAAATACGAGATCAGCGCAGGGCTTTTTGCATCCATAGGCGATAACTACGAATTTTCTACTGTCTCTATCAAGAACTTGAACATCAAGGATTCTTATTTCAAGGCCGCCAGCTGGGTTGGAAGCTTGGTCGGTATTTCCAAGTGGAAAACGGACCTTTTCGTGGAAAATGTTACCAGCGAAAGCATTGTTGAAGCGACGATTTACCAGGCTAACAAATCCGATGGAACGAAGGTTGGTGGACTTGTCGGTTATTTCTTCGGAGAATCGGACGAATGGAGAACCTTGGAACTAGTGAATGTAATCCACAAGGGGCGTTTGTCTAGTACTTCAGAAAGTGCTGGCGGACTTGTCGGTAGTCTTTTTTCTGCAAGAATAATCATTGTACATGCAAGTCATGAGGGAGCCATTTACGCACGGGAACATGCTGGTGGACTGATTGGCGAGGCAAACAATGATTGTCAAATTGATTTGGCGTATGTGTACAACGAGGGCTCTGTGGAAGGACTCTATATCGGGGGCCTAGTAGGGACCAATAGGAGTCCACTTAACATATACAACGCGTATAATGTTGGCGAACTGAAAACCTCAAGAAAGCCCGGCGGCATTATTGGTGATGTTTATGGAGAAGTGAATTTGGTCAACTCCTTCAACATGGGCAAGGGAACGGCTTCAACGAGTCCTTTCTATAGTTACAAACGTGAAGGAGTTGTAATTCAGGTCGATAACGCATTCCACTTGGATTCCATCAATGCATTGGATGGTTCTACGCCCGTATCCGAAAAGGAATTTACGGACTTCACCTTGGCTAAAAAGCTTCATGACTACAGCAAGGGATGGGTCACGGGCGATGGTTGGACCCAAAAAGCGGGGGATTTCCATCCTGTATTCGATACAGCATACTTGAATAAACACGCCGCAGAAATTGCGAAGAACATTCCGGCTCCATCCAGCAGTTCCATGGCATCCTCTTCAAGCGAAGTAGAGTCTTCTTCTAGTGAGATTGCATCCTCTTCAGGCGAAGTAGAGTCTTCTTCTAGTGAAGTCGCATCCTCTTCAGGCAAAGTAGAGTCTTCTTCTAGTGAAGTCGCATCATCTTCAGGCGAAGTAGAGGCTTCTTCTAGTAAAGCAGCATCCTCCTCAAGCAAAAAAGTCTCCTCTTCGTCTAAAGGCTCCAGCTCCAGTTCTGTTAAAAAATCTAGCTCTAGTGGCGCAAAATCTTCGTCTTCTAAGACGTCAACTACAATTGCTATGACTGCGGCTCCTCGATTCGTGATTCAAACTGTAGGTCGAACAGTCCAAGTCGAAGGTTCCAAGGCCGGCAAAAAGTACATCGTGATGGACCTTCAAGGTCGCGTAATTACTCTCGGCTATACATTAGAGAATTTCTCCATAGTGATTCCAGCACCTGGAACCTACCTTCTCCGAATCGATGGAGAAATTGCCAAAGTGAATGTAGAGTAG
- a CDS encoding PA14 domain-containing protein: MKNTLKYFFGVFLLFSVCAWSKASDILIVVDDEMILDKEIRNAIITYTDDIWNTYQINASVESFKSQKNGGKVTDLKEMLVSKKNSITGAIFVGDIPRAQFEFYQKTEEGFRYQRWVTDFYFMDLDGIWKDTAAGGPEAYGGKLFDTTTTTLNFDVRDGSPIPGKVPADSFSIAYSGYLKSPVTALCSLQLTTDNDRRLWINDSLLIDAWFNNWDIPYYSAFKFKKDSLYKFKLNYAEEYGAAYLTLKWKCGDDASYEPIPDSVWRQNDKSTRGLNQTYYGNIFMKDSLPEEDIKHLWISGKSNGVFDGHYSKSGAVSDSFEIWVSRIDPNTAGFYGNPKTLLLNYFEKIHNYYLGLFKKRTRSAMFLTEEGGLDNPLDQKFVDGLSLLYSPDSLDKSIADGQEYLDNIKSDKYDWAVYGGHGGQTGLGNGLDITRVERNMCVSPRFFHFACCGPLTCYDFYGNANSASVGSEHIFNTINGGFVSIGSSKTSGSDQMDGFMYDAFEHKFIGESFREWVNKRVKKNQYSHKEDLFDWFYGESIIGDPMQKLAVPEQASNRIHKVKAQQMPQKSSKLYDLLGRTKGYSNIQ, translated from the coding sequence ATGAAAAATACACTTAAATACTTTTTTGGGGTATTTCTCCTATTTTCTGTTTGCGCATGGAGTAAAGCATCTGATATCCTCATCGTCGTTGACGACGAAATGATATTAGACAAAGAAATCAGGAACGCCATAATCACCTATACAGATGACATTTGGAATACTTATCAAATAAATGCCTCTGTCGAATCTTTCAAATCCCAGAAGAACGGCGGGAAAGTCACCGACCTAAAAGAAATGCTCGTAAGCAAGAAGAATTCCATCACGGGAGCCATTTTTGTTGGAGACATTCCGCGAGCTCAATTTGAATTCTACCAGAAAACAGAAGAAGGATTCCGATACCAACGTTGGGTAACAGACTTTTACTTCATGGATCTTGACGGTATTTGGAAAGACACGGCCGCCGGAGGCCCCGAAGCCTATGGCGGAAAGTTGTTTGATACCACCACGACAACATTAAACTTCGATGTACGCGATGGTTCTCCGATACCAGGGAAAGTACCAGCGGATAGTTTTTCAATTGCATATTCCGGATACCTCAAATCTCCAGTCACCGCACTTTGTTCCCTGCAACTTACCACGGACAACGACAGGCGACTTTGGATTAACGATTCCCTGCTCATTGACGCATGGTTCAACAACTGGGACATTCCATATTACAGCGCTTTTAAATTCAAGAAAGACAGTCTCTACAAATTCAAACTAAACTATGCAGAGGAATATGGCGCCGCTTATCTTACACTAAAATGGAAATGCGGGGATGATGCCTCCTACGAACCAATCCCTGATTCCGTTTGGCGTCAAAATGACAAGAGCACACGCGGTCTCAACCAAACCTATTACGGAAATATTTTCATGAAAGATTCGCTCCCCGAAGAAGACATTAAGCACCTTTGGATTTCTGGAAAATCCAATGGAGTTTTTGACGGGCACTATTCCAAAAGTGGCGCAGTTTCTGATTCCTTTGAAATATGGGTTTCTCGAATTGACCCCAACACGGCAGGTTTCTACGGTAACCCAAAAACACTTTTATTGAACTATTTCGAGAAAATCCACAACTACTATCTCGGTTTGTTCAAGAAACGTACGCGTAGTGCCATGTTCCTAACTGAGGAAGGAGGCCTAGACAATCCTCTCGACCAGAAATTCGTTGATGGTTTGAGCCTTCTTTATTCTCCAGACTCCCTTGATAAGTCTATCGCTGACGGGCAGGAATATTTAGACAACATTAAATCAGACAAGTATGATTGGGCCGTTTACGGTGGGCATGGAGGCCAGACTGGCCTTGGAAACGGGCTGGATATAACACGAGTGGAAAGAAACATGTGCGTGTCACCGAGATTCTTCCACTTTGCCTGCTGTGGTCCACTTACCTGCTATGATTTCTACGGCAACGCCAATAGCGCCTCTGTTGGAAGCGAGCATATCTTTAACACGATTAACGGCGGTTTTGTAAGTATCGGTTCATCCAAAACCAGTGGAAGCGACCAAATGGATGGTTTCATGTACGACGCCTTTGAGCACAAATTCATTGGCGAATCGTTCCGAGAATGGGTAAACAAAAGGGTAAAAAAGAACCAGTACAGTCACAAGGAAGACCTTTTCGATTGGTTCTATGGAGAATCGATTATCGGAGATCCGATGCAAAAGCTGGCAGTGCCCGAACAAGCATCGAATCGCATCCATAAAGTCAAAGCACAACAGATGCCACAAAAAAGCAGCAAGCTGTACGACCTTTTGGGAAGAACCAAAGGCTATTCCAACATCCAGTAA
- a CDS encoding zinc ribbon domain-containing protein — MEMKFCQSCGMPLTPEILGTNADGSKNEEYCIYCYKDGAFTGDFNMEQMVEFCSQFVDEFNKNTGKSLTREEYKVELRKYFPTLKRWRLPADQLPHANSPIKQKLIEEVNALNIKDMPTIENLFVLQGSFINQEYKINGNSVKLLDDNASYWGNQVEKQGAEGRCFGIACDERYILVSEYGKNGADAEIVVFKKR; from the coding sequence ATGGAAATGAAATTTTGTCAGAGCTGTGGCATGCCGCTAACGCCGGAAATCTTGGGCACAAACGCCGACGGCAGCAAGAACGAAGAATACTGCATCTACTGCTATAAAGACGGTGCCTTCACCGGCGACTTCAACATGGAACAGATGGTCGAATTCTGCTCGCAGTTCGTCGATGAATTCAACAAGAATACAGGCAAGAGCCTTACCCGCGAAGAGTACAAAGTGGAGCTGCGCAAGTATTTCCCGACACTCAAGCGCTGGCGCCTCCCCGCGGACCAACTTCCGCACGCCAATTCTCCTATCAAGCAAAAACTGATTGAAGAAGTCAATGCTCTGAACATCAAGGATATGCCGACCATCGAAAACCTATTTGTACTGCAGGGCTCGTTCATCAATCAGGAATACAAGATCAACGGCAACAGCGTCAAGCTTTTAGACGACAACGCAAGCTACTGGGGCAACCAGGTCGAAAAGCAGGGTGCCGAAGGGCGCTGTTTTGGTATCGCCTGCGACGAACGCTACATTCTCGTGAGCGAATACGGCAAGAACGGCGCCGATGCCGAAATCGTCGTATTCAAGAAACGGTAA
- a CDS encoding GNAT family N-acetyltransferase, whose amino-acid sequence MKIEFATIQDVPEILELQYKAFRPVAESLNWPDAPNLTETVEHALGEFPKYTTLKMLSGDGKIIGSVRGRVEDGSLYIGRLMVLPEFQKNGYGRILLREIQSLLPHSRAWLDTSGDVPETVSFYEREGFRTFESKRFENGVSWIFMEKK is encoded by the coding sequence ATGAAAATCGAATTTGCGACCATACAGGATGTTCCTGAAATTCTTGAATTGCAGTACAAGGCGTTTCGCCCTGTTGCCGAAAGTTTGAACTGGCCCGATGCTCCGAATTTGACAGAAACCGTGGAACATGCGCTCGGGGAATTTCCGAAGTACACGACGCTCAAGATGCTTTCCGGTGACGGAAAGATTATCGGCTCCGTTCGCGGTCGCGTTGAAGACGGCTCGCTTTACATTGGCCGCCTGATGGTCCTGCCGGAATTCCAGAAAAACGGCTACGGACGCATCCTTTTGCGTGAAATTCAATCCCTCTTACCGCATAGCCGCGCATGGCTCGACACCAGCGGCGATGTGCCTGAAACAGTCTCCTTCTATGAACGCGAAGGCTTCCGTACATTCGAAAGCAAACGCTTCGAAAACGGCGTCTCATGGATATTTATGGAAAAGAAGTAA
- a CDS encoding AAA family ATPase, producing the protein MGFYRSIVQDLEEWKAASVRKPVILRGARQVGKTTVVREFGKRFDTFIELNLEKKADRDLFENDLSVKDLFRYICLEKKIVPHGNVLLFIDEIQNSPKAVAQLRYFYEEMPELYVVGAGSLLEVMMERHKISFPVGRVEYRYMFPMTFVEFMAALGEDAVLEMYREKEIPEIAENKLASLFRLYSFVGGMPEVVARYVETEDMSQLNSVYESLITSYKDDVSKYAKNATEANVIRHVIETAPFETGKRIKFERFGNSNYKSKEIGEALKILERAMFLYLRYPVNGHELPLVPNFKQHPRLQFLDTGLLNYALGLSSVYYKDVQLSDAYNGMIAEHVVGQELLASQSDVLHKPTLWIREKKQANAEVDFLIVKDGNVVPIEVKSGATGSLRSLHSYIDEGGFEVALRLYSGKKSVENAVTPQGRKPYKLVNLPLYYAGRLAEIQY; encoded by the coding sequence ATGGGGTTTTATCGTTCGATCGTCCAAGATTTAGAAGAATGGAAGGCGGCTTCGGTCCGTAAACCGGTCATTTTGCGTGGGGCAAGGCAAGTCGGCAAGACGACGGTTGTCAGGGAATTTGGCAAGCGCTTCGACACCTTTATCGAACTTAATCTCGAAAAGAAGGCTGACCGTGATCTTTTCGAGAACGATTTGTCCGTGAAGGATTTGTTTCGTTATATCTGCCTTGAAAAGAAGATTGTGCCACACGGGAATGTCCTGCTGTTTATCGATGAAATCCAGAATTCGCCGAAGGCGGTTGCGCAGCTCCGTTATTTTTACGAGGAAATGCCGGAACTGTATGTGGTCGGTGCAGGCTCGCTATTGGAAGTGATGATGGAACGCCACAAGATCAGTTTCCCAGTGGGGCGCGTTGAATACCGCTACATGTTCCCGATGACGTTCGTGGAGTTTATGGCGGCGTTGGGCGAAGATGCCGTCTTGGAAATGTACCGCGAAAAGGAAATCCCCGAAATTGCGGAAAACAAACTTGCATCCCTGTTTCGCCTGTATTCGTTTGTGGGTGGTATGCCCGAAGTCGTTGCACGTTATGTCGAGACGGAAGACATGTCACAATTGAATTCCGTGTATGAATCCTTGATAACGTCTTACAAGGATGATGTTTCGAAATATGCGAAGAACGCCACGGAGGCGAATGTTATTCGGCATGTGATTGAAACTGCGCCTTTTGAAACAGGGAAGCGAATCAAGTTTGAGCGTTTTGGCAACAGCAATTACAAGTCCAAGGAAATTGGCGAGGCTCTCAAAATTCTGGAGCGCGCGATGTTCCTTTATTTGCGCTATCCGGTGAACGGGCATGAGTTGCCGCTCGTACCAAATTTCAAGCAACATCCGCGTTTGCAGTTTCTGGATACGGGACTTTTGAATTATGCGCTCGGGCTTTCAAGCGTGTATTATAAAGATGTCCAGTTGAGCGATGCGTACAACGGAATGATTGCTGAACATGTCGTGGGCCAGGAACTGCTTGCTTCGCAGAGTGACGTGTTGCACAAGCCGACTCTTTGGATACGCGAAAAGAAGCAGGCGAATGCCGAAGTCGATTTCTTGATTGTGAAAGATGGAAATGTTGTCCCTATTGAAGTCAAGAGCGGTGCGACAGGTTCGCTGCGGTCGCTACATTCGTATATTGACGAGGGTGGCTTTGAGGTTGCTCTTCGCTTGTACAGTGGAAAAAAATCTGTTGAAAACGCCGTGACTCCTCAGGGTAGAAAACCTTACAAACTAGTGAATTTGCCGCTCTATTATGCGGGAAGATTGGCTGAAATTCAGTACTAG